In a single window of the Arachis hypogaea cultivar Tifrunner chromosome 6, arahy.Tifrunner.gnm2.J5K5, whole genome shotgun sequence genome:
- the LOC112696447 gene encoding ankyrin repeat-containing protein ITN1 gives MDRYPYSEPTTPASSVPRETLFVSNSSNSLVFSNSGKSLVVSASGSRFDPRKKYVRQVTGRHNDTELHLAAQRGDVTAVRRILAEIDDQMTGTLSGAEFDAEVVEIRSAIVNEVNELGETPLFTAADKGHLDVVKELLPHTTKEALSFKNRAGFSPLHIAAKQGHKDIVEVLLDHDPELSKTFGQSNATPLVTAAMKDQADVVELLLNRDPSLLEIAKSNGKNALHLSGRQGHVAVVKLLLAHDPQLARRTDKKGQTALHMAVKGTSCEVVKMILNADPAIVMLPNKFGNNALHIATRKKRVEIVNELLLHPDTNVNALSRDQKTALDIAEGLPVSEESWEIKDCLVRFGACKSSDLKQPRDELRKTMTQIKMDVSCQLEQARRTSRNVSGIAKELQKLHQSGIHNATNSVTVVASLFATVAFAAIFTVPGGDDDSGKAVVVHTASFKAFFISNAISLFVSLVVVVVQITVVRGETKSERRVTEIINKMLWLASVCTSVSFMAASYIVVGRRSRWAAILITVIGTFVTVAVLGTMTYFVLKSKRLRRERKKFKRIKTSSWRCSDSETEVDPIYAI, from the exons atgGACCGCTACCCCTACTCCGAGCCCACCACCCCTGCCTCTTCCGTCCCGAGGGAAACCCTCTTTGTCTCCAACTCCAGCAACTCCCTCGTCTTCTCCAACTCCGGCAAGTCCCTCGTCGTCTCCGCCTCCGGCTCGCGCTTCGATCCGAGGAAGAAGTATGTTAGGCAGGTAACCGGCCGGCACAATGACACCGAGCTCCACCTCGCTGCCCAGCGCGGCGATGTTACTGCCGTTCGACGAATCCTTGCCGAGATCGATGATCAGATGACGGGAACCCTAAGCGGAGCTGAGTTTGATGCTGAGGTGGTGGAGATTAGGTCCGCGATCGTCAACGAAGTCAACGAATTGGGAGAGACGCCGCTGTTCACGGCCGCCGATAAGGGACACCTGGATGTCGTTAAAGAGCTTCTCCCTCACACCACCAAAGAGGCCCTTTCGTTCAAGAACCGTGCCGGCTTCTCTCCCTTGCACATTGCCGCTAAACAAGGTCATAAAG ACATTGTAGAGGTGCTTCTAGACCATGATCCGGAGCTAAGCAAGACCTTTGGCCAATCAAATGCAACCCCTCTTGTCACTGCAGCTATGAAGGATCAAGCGGATGTTGTTGAGCTGTTGCTTAACAGAGATCCTAGCTTGTTGGAGATAGCTAAGTCCAATGGGAAGAACGCACTCCATTTATCTGGTCGGCAAGGGCACGTTGCTGTGGTGAAACTGTTGCTGGCCCATGATCCGCAACTCGCTCGGAGGACCGATAAGAAAGGACAAACTGCTTTGCACATGGCTGTGAAGGGGACTAGCTGTGAAGTGGTGAAGATGATTCTTAATGCAGATCCTGCAATAGTCATGTTGCCTAACAAGTTTGGAAACAATGCATTGCATATAGCCACCAGGAAGAAAAGGGTAGAG ATAGTGAATGAACTGTTACTTCATCCTGACACCAATGTGAATGCCCTATCAAGAGACCAGAAAACAGCTCTTGACATTGCTGAAGGACTTCCAGTGTCCGAAGAATCCTGGGAGATAAAAGACTGCCTTGTCCGTTTTGGTGCATGTAAATCCAGTGACCTCAAGCAACCAAGGGACGAGCTGAGGAAAACTATGACACAGATCAAAATGGACGTCTCCTGCCAGCTCGAACAAGCCCGGAGAACAAGCAGGAATGTAAGCGGGATTGCGAAGGAGCTGCAGAAGTTGCACCAAAGCGGAATCCATAATGCCACAAATTCAGTAACCGTTGTGGCCTCGCTGTTTGCAACGGTTGCATTTGCAGCAATCTTCACTGTTCCTGGTGGTGATGATGATTCGGGCAAGGCCGTGGTGGTGCACACTGCGTCCTTCAAGGCCTTCTTCATATCCAATGCTATTTCGCTCTTTGTTTCACTGGTTGTTGTGGTGGTTCAGATCACGGTTGTTAGAGGGGAGACAAAGTCCGAAAGGAGAGTTACAGAAATTATCAATAAGATGCTGTGGTTGGCTTCAGTTTGCACCTCTGTTTCATTCATGGCGGCGTCTTATATAGTTGTTGGTCGCCGCAGCAGGTGGGCTGCAATCCTTATTACAGTCATAGGGACTTTTGTAACGGTTGCCGTTCTTGGCACCATGACTTACTTTGTGCTGAAATCCAAACGTCTCCGAAGAGAAAGGAAGAAGTTCAAAAGGATTAAAACATCTTCTTGGCGGTGTTCAGATTCTGAAACTGAAGTGGATCCAATTTACGCTATCTAG